The Pseudorca crassidens isolate mPseCra1 chromosome 3, mPseCra1.hap1, whole genome shotgun sequence genome includes the window CATGTGTGTCTTGGGGGGGAGGTGGCACCAACAGCTACAACCATCCCTGCTCATGGGAGCTCAGCGGGGCCAGGCGCTGGGGTGCCTGCTGCCCTGTGGCGGAGGTGGTGGGTCCCACTGCCAGGAAAGGCGGGGCGAGGGGATGAGCAGTGTTGGAGGCCAGGGAAGGTGCGTGGCCAGTGACAGTGCCAGTCCCCTTGTTGGGGCCCGGCTCCAGctgctgtggggtggggggaggggtcagtTCTGGCTGAAGTGCTCCtggccggggaggggaggggaggggagggctcgTCCCACTGTGCCATTGGGAGCCCAGACAGAGCCTGTGATTCGGGAGGTTGATTATAGGCAAATGCAGGCACAGAAGCACCCAGAACCTGTTTGCTGGGTGACTGTCATCCCCACCCCTGAGGCTTTCCCACTGAGGCCTCCCTTGTGGGAGGGTCCTGGCCCTGGGCCGGCAGGGCTGGAGCTGGCAGGAGAGGGCGTCACCTCTCTCCCCTCACCTGTCCCTCACTCTCCCCCACCTTCGGCCTTCTTTGGCACTCTAGCCGGGCTGTGTCTGTTACCTGGTGTCCAGGACAAGGCTGTGCTCTGGCCACACCTGCCTGCCAGGGCCACTCGGACCAATGCTGCCACCTTGGCACCTCCAGTCCCGCCTGCCCTGGCTGCTGGGCTTTCGGTCCTGGTCTTTCTGCCCTCGGCACCTTGGTTTCCCCACCTGCACGGCTGGGTACATGCTCACCTGGTCCAGGCTGGCTCTGTTGGCTCAGGGGTCAGGGGGTGGGGCCCGCGGTGGGAGGGGCCCAGGCAGGCTGCTGTACCTTCCTCTGCACAGGCTCCCCCAAGCGTCACCACTTCCAGCGGCAGCGGGCAGCCAGCGAGAGCATGGAGCACGAGGAGGGGGACGCCCCCCACGTGGACTTCATCCAGTACATCGCCAGCGCTGGCGACACCGTGGCCTTCCCGAGCCCCCGCCCCTTCCTGGCCAGCCCCGCCAGCCCCACCAGCCCCGCCAGCCCGCCCCCCACTCTCGGCAGGTATTTTTCAGTAGATAGAGGTGCTAGGGGtgggcccctgccccaccccgtcCCCCATAGGTGGCCCAGGGAGCGCTCTCCCCGCCCTTCGGACAGGTGGTCGTGTTCGTGTTCCTCTGGCTCCACCGTCCTTCCCGGAGGCTGCCTCGCTGGGGCCACCTCTCCAGCACGGACCAGAGGAGGGAAGCAGGGGGAGACTGGGTAAGGGTAGAGGGGCGGGCGGGGCCTCCAAGACAGAATGCCTGCTCAAGTAGGGCCGCTGTGGGTATGTGTCCGCGTGGGTATCGCTGCTTCCTGGTGGAGCCTGAAGGGCTCCGCTGTGGCCCCAGGGTCCCTCTTGCCTGTCCATGCTCCTGAGGGCTGGAGGCCGCTACTCAGAAACTGCTGTGACCACTTCTGCCAGCggtaccccctcccccagcccaaggACAACTCTGCTGAAGCTCTGGGCCCACGTCAGTGGGATGGGGAACTGGATCCCGGGAGCAGGGCTCCCGACTGTTGGGCATTTCCTGGTCTGGGTAGTTAACACTTCCTTCGTGTGTATCTTCCTCCTGGCTACTTGTCAGTCTATGGCGGGGGGCTGAGGCGACACACTCAGAGTCACCCAGGCGTAGGGGCTGAGCTGGACCCTGCTTGGTCCAGTCCATCCCCAGCCACCCCTTGGTACACGAAGCTCTTAGTCAGAGAAGGCCATCTCCCGAGAACAGCCTTCACTCTTTCTGGGCGAGGGGCCAACCTCCTGCAGTGGCAGCAGATGCTCTGGTCACATTTTGTAAGAGGCCCTGGTTGAACGGCAGGCGCCAGGACGGCTCCGGGTTTACTCGAAAAGCATCCAGTGCAGAGTGAACAGGCAGCATGCAAATACATCATCTTCCACAGGGCCTGGCCAACCCTAGAGGGTTCCCACCCGTGCCCACCCTCCCGGACCCAGAGGCAGGGTGGCCGGGGAGGGGGTGCGGGGGGCCTGGGCTGCCTCCTGACGGCTGTGGCCTGGTTTGCAGGCTAGAGGCAGCCGAGGAGGTGGGCGCCGCAGGAGGAGCAAGCCCCGAGTTCCCCCCGGAGTGCGGCGTCAGCGCGGGGCCTGAGCAGCAGCAAGACTCAGATGGTGAGCGAGACGCGGAGCCAGAGCAGGCCCAGACCATCTATCGCGacatctggagcctgcgcgcctcGCTCGAGCTGCACGCGGCCACCGCCTCAGACCACAGCAGCAGCGGCAACGACCGCGACTCGGTACGCAGCGGCGACAGCTCGGGCTCCGGGGGTGCCGCACCCGCCTTCCCGCCACCCTCGCCGCCGCCCACACCACGGACGGCGGACGGCGAGGCGGGCGGGCCGCGCAAGCTGCTGCAGATGGACAGCGGCTACGCCAGCATCGAGGGCCGCGGCGCGGGCGACGACGGGCCCCCCAGCGCGCCCGAGAAGCGCTCCTCCTTCACGAGCTCGGGCCGCGAAGCCACCGTGGGCTGCAGCTTCGAGGGTCCCACGCCCGAGGCGCCCGCCCGGCCTGGCAGCCCGCGCGCCTGGCCTCGCCGCGCCCCGCGCCGCGACTACAGCATCGATGAGAAGACAGACGCGCTGTTCCACGAGTTCCTGCGCCACGACCCGCACTTCGACGACGCCCCTCCTGCCGCAGCGCGCCACCGCGCGCGCGCACACCCGCACCCCCACACGCGCAAGCAGTGGCAGCAGCGCGGCCGGCAGCACAGCGACCCAGGCGCGCGTGCCGCACCCTCCGCCCCACCCGCAGCCCAGCCCggcgccccccgccccgcacGCGCACCCCTGCGCCGCGGAGACAGCGTCGACTGCCCACCCGACGTCCGTGTGGGCGACGACCCGGCCGCGCCTCCCATCCCCGTCATCGAGGAGGAGCCCGGCGGCGGCTGCCCTGGCTCCGGCTTGTGCGCCGGGCCCCCGGGCGCGCTGCTGGATAAGCTGGCGGCCAGCCTCGACGACAGGCTCTTCCCGCCACGCCTGGCCCAGCCTGTCGCCGCGGCCCCTGCGCTGGCCGTGGCCGCGCCCACGTCCCCCGACCACAGCCCGGTCTAAGCCTGCGCCCCGCGCCCACCTCGTCAGCTTAGTCGGCACCGGCGGGGCCTCGGCGCTGGACACACCTGAGGTGCGACGCCCCGGCGCGCCTGCGCTGGGACCGCGGGCCTCGAGCACGCACGCAGTGCCCCAGGCACCCTGCGCCAGCCCAAAGTGCGCACGCACACAGTCCCCTCCGGGCACTTCATCGGGTCGACTAAAGGGAGTGTGGCGGATTCTCAACTTAGGGGTTCCGAGGACCACATTCAACTTCCCTTGGCCCCAGACAGCGGCCTCGGGCTAGTGACCGGGGTCGCCGCGTCCACGGCACGACGCAACGGGAAGCGCATGCGTAGGGCTTGCATCCTGGAGGGGCAGTGCGAGCCGACTGCGCGAGACGCATGCGCAGAGCGCCCCTCCCAACACCAATCGAGCCTAGCGACGCGTCCGGTTCGCACGCGTCCGGTTAGCACGCGCCGGAGTTCGCGCTAAGGCGCACGCGCAGGGACCAAGGGGCGCCGAGGCTCCGCGAAGAGAGGGCGCGCGGGCCCGGGCTGTGAGGTTAGCTCGAGGCCGTGGCCTCCAAGCCCCCGAAGCCGTTTACCTCACCGCGGCAAGTGCTCGCGGCAGTCCGCGCCCCCTCCGAGCAATAACCGTactcgccgccgccgcccccagcCCTGTACACGCCCCCCGGTCCCCTTCCTCCCGGTGTCTGCACCCTGAACCCGCCCTCCGCATGTTGAGCGGGCCGCACTTCCCGTAACCACACCGTCCAAAGAGCAACCAGGACTCACCAGTGTTTGAGACACAAAACCCAAACGGTCAAAGTTTCAAGTTTCCCAAGCTTTATTTATTGCCAAAAGATGGGGCAGCCCTCGCCAGCGGCCGAGtcgccctgccccgcccctcgaAGCTTCGTGCTGTCTGTGTACCATCCAGTGATGGAGTTTGTGTTCTGTTTTCTGATTGATTATATTTACTGCATACTCTTGCTTGCTCTGGGTTTTCTCTGGGGACCCAGGAGTACAGAGGCCTTGGGCGAAAGGGGATCAGGCCCCCCTGGCCACTGCACTGTGGAGCTGTGGCCCCTGGGCTGAGCAGAGGGGCCTGTGGAGCTCTGGGGAAGCCGGGTCACCAGAGAGCACAGAGATCCA containing:
- the CBARP gene encoding voltage-dependent calcium channel beta subunit-associated regulatory protein isoform X3, producing the protein MAPALPKTGRSSSPTHLCFLKPTHPEFRGEEPEGQDAETERFLSTSSTGRRVSFNEAALFEQSRKAQDKGRRYTLTEGDFHHLKNARLTHLHLPPLKIVTIHECDSGEASATATPHPTAAPKASLAIFQPPGKALTGRSVGPSSALPGDPYNSAVGPADFEISPSASSDSGEGTSLDAGARSAKPGGPGAAAGPGEAGPASGAGPVLQFFTRLRRHASLDGASPYFKVKKWKLEPSQRASSLDTRGSPKRHHFQRQRAASESMEHEEGDAPHVDFIQYIASAGDTVAFPSPRPFLASPASPTSPASPPPTLGRLEAAEEVGAAGGASPEFPPECGVSAGPEQQQDSDGERDAEPEQAQTIYRDIWSLRASLELHAATASDHSSSGNDRDSVRSGDSSGSGGAAPAFPPPSPPPTPRTADGEAGGPRKLLQMDSGYASIEGRGAGDDGPPSAPEKRSSFTSSGREATVGCSFEGPTPEAPARPGSPRAWPRRAPRRDYSIDEKTDALFHEFLRHDPHFDDAPPAAARHRARAHPHPHTRKQWQQRGRQHSDPGARAAPSAPPAAQPGAPRPARAPLRRGDSVDCPPDVRVGDDPAAPPIPVIEEEPGGGCPGSGLCAGPPGALLDKLAASLDDRLFPPRLAQPVAAAPALAVAAPTSPDHSPV
- the CBARP gene encoding voltage-dependent calcium channel beta subunit-associated regulatory protein isoform X1, which translates into the protein MQPTATMATAATTSTTVALTTTWDNATGRPTGEPDPVLDNYMLLVVVMALFVGGTLVVLSGTLLLCRRCWEVHRRVHRATEEAEKTTTSYLDNGARPAQDPEFRGEEPEGQDAETERFLSTSSTGRRVSFNEAALFEQSRKAQDKGRRYTLTEGDFHHLKNARLTHLHLPPLKIVTIHECDSGEASATATPHPTAAPKASLAIFQPPGKALTGRSVGPSSALPGDPYNSAVGPADFEISPSASSDSGEGTSLDAGARSAKPGGPGAAAGPGEAGPASGAGPVLQFFTRLRRHASLDGASPYFKVKKWKLEPSQRASSLDTRGSPKRHHFQRQRAASESMEHEEGDAPHVDFIQYIASAGDTVAFPSPRPFLASPASPTSPASPPPTLGRLEAAEEVGAAGGASPEFPPECGVSAGPEQQQDSDGERDAEPEQAQTIYRDIWSLRASLELHAATASDHSSSGNDRDSVRSGDSSGSGGAAPAFPPPSPPPTPRTADGEAGGPRKLLQMDSGYASIEGRGAGDDGPPSAPEKRSSFTSSGREATVGCSFEGPTPEAPARPGSPRAWPRRAPRRDYSIDEKTDALFHEFLRHDPHFDDAPPAAARHRARAHPHPHTRKQWQQRGRQHSDPGARAAPSAPPAAQPGAPRPARAPLRRGDSVDCPPDVRVGDDPAAPPIPVIEEEPGGGCPGSGLCAGPPGALLDKLAASLDDRLFPPRLAQPVAAAPALAVAAPTSPDHSPV
- the CBARP gene encoding voltage-dependent calcium channel beta subunit-associated regulatory protein isoform X2, coding for MQPTATMATAATTSTTVALTTTWDNATGRPTGEPDPVLDNYMLLVVVMALFVGGTLVVLSGTLLLCRRCWEVHRRVHRATEEAEKTTTSYLDNGARPAQDPEFRGEEPEGQDAETERFLSTSSTGRRVSFNEAALFEQSRKAQDKGRRSSPSTSVTQARPVRLPHPTPRPPPRPALPSSSSALPGDPYNSAVGPADFEISPSASSDSGEGTSLDAGARSAKPGGPGAAAGPGEAGPASGAGPVLQFFTRLRRHASLDGASPYFKVKKWKLEPSQRASSLDTRGSPKRHHFQRQRAASESMEHEEGDAPHVDFIQYIASAGDTVAFPSPRPFLASPASPTSPASPPPTLGRLEAAEEVGAAGGASPEFPPECGVSAGPEQQQDSDGERDAEPEQAQTIYRDIWSLRASLELHAATASDHSSSGNDRDSVRSGDSSGSGGAAPAFPPPSPPPTPRTADGEAGGPRKLLQMDSGYASIEGRGAGDDGPPSAPEKRSSFTSSGREATVGCSFEGPTPEAPARPGSPRAWPRRAPRRDYSIDEKTDALFHEFLRHDPHFDDAPPAAARHRARAHPHPHTRKQWQQRGRQHSDPGARAAPSAPPAAQPGAPRPARAPLRRGDSVDCPPDVRVGDDPAAPPIPVIEEEPGGGCPGSGLCAGPPGALLDKLAASLDDRLFPPRLAQPVAAAPALAVAAPTSPDHSPV